In one window of Gemmatimonadota bacterium DNA:
- a CDS encoding Z1 domain-containing protein codes for MDRQQALEIGQIMLAGRKASGQVVTPEVIREVVSDVAVVAPIAKFEGDRIWLTEELERRFKVFVGKGIILEDRSDHVEWLSVRSKEILWQYWPRYRTFLARSMAPESIDRLAELTDDILGRLEDPRRPGAWSRRGLVVGHVQSGKTANYVGLTCKAADAGYKLVVVLAGIHNSLRAQTQMRLEEGFVGYGQEGNPLLGGPKMAVGVGLLDPSLVANAATSRANNGDFNAAVASNWGIHPDPGTRPLLFVVKKNARVLKHVVDWVQAYASEEVSTGRKYVRDVPLLLIDDEADQASIDTNPLLSDPKGFPDPDHEPTRINSLIRKLLYAFEKSGYVGYTATPFANIFIHPQAPTKDEGEDLFPRSFIVNLPAPSNYFGPTKLFGKHELDAIADIPGEPPSLIRFVEDYQDARGTGWMPDRHKSDHEPMFEGRSELPSSLRIAIKAFVLACAARFARGQELQHKTMLVHVTRFTAVQSRVFEQVRSELESLRRRWTLASAQTESEMRAVWEAEFVPTSLTQQAIGPTQSQWEDVRSRIGEVLSLIEIRMINNTSRDVLSYLEHRNTGFHVIAVGGNKLSRGLTLEGLTVSYFLRASRMYDTLMQMGRWFGYRPGYEDLCRLYMTKELNEWFEHITDASEELREEFDRMVAVGQTPVDYGLRVRAHPALMVTSALKMRTGEELELSFAGDILETVAYHKDRPALIDNERALAGLVSSLGNPLLNPRRSRPEGGAQWDGTRLWEGVGPTAVLAFLKQYRSHEANRKVRTELIGSYIQKQVARGELTEWSVALISKAGSPEPYAGLSLVPIERGLRVGRLDDMSDRYQIRRLVSPRDEAIDTEVMEWAAALRFTRDEWQADPGRGQGEEPPDEPSGKHIRAMRPLKRGLMILYPLRLHDASTALSSIVLGLAVSFPESPNAPRVRYQVNGIYYEQEFGPDE; via the coding sequence ATGGATCGCCAACAAGCCTTGGAAATTGGCCAGATCATGCTAGCGGGACGGAAGGCTTCCGGCCAAGTGGTGACGCCAGAGGTCATCCGCGAAGTGGTCAGTGATGTGGCGGTCGTCGCACCGATTGCCAAGTTCGAGGGCGACCGCATCTGGCTGACCGAGGAGCTGGAACGGCGCTTCAAGGTCTTTGTCGGCAAGGGGATCATCCTAGAGGACCGGTCGGACCATGTTGAATGGCTGTCCGTTCGAAGCAAGGAGATCTTGTGGCAGTATTGGCCGCGCTATCGGACATTCCTTGCTCGTAGCATGGCGCCGGAGTCCATAGATCGCTTGGCGGAGCTCACAGATGACATACTTGGTCGTCTTGAGGACCCGCGTCGCCCCGGTGCCTGGAGCCGCAGAGGGTTGGTAGTGGGGCACGTGCAGTCTGGGAAGACCGCGAACTACGTTGGCCTCACCTGCAAGGCCGCAGACGCTGGCTACAAGCTAGTTGTTGTCTTGGCAGGGATCCACAATAGCCTCCGCGCTCAAACCCAGATGCGCCTGGAGGAGGGGTTTGTCGGGTACGGACAGGAAGGTAATCCGCTTCTCGGTGGGCCAAAGATGGCAGTCGGCGTCGGCTTGCTTGACCCCTCGCTGGTTGCCAACGCGGCAACTAGCCGGGCGAACAATGGAGACTTTAACGCGGCGGTCGCCAGCAACTGGGGTATCCACCCGGACCCTGGCACCCGGCCCCTTCTCTTCGTGGTAAAGAAGAACGCTCGGGTGCTCAAGCATGTGGTCGACTGGGTCCAGGCTTACGCATCCGAGGAGGTGTCCACCGGCCGGAAGTATGTGCGGGATGTACCGCTTCTCCTGATCGATGACGAAGCGGATCAGGCCTCAATTGATACCAATCCTCTCCTGTCCGATCCCAAAGGGTTCCCCGATCCGGATCATGAGCCAACTAGGATCAACAGCCTCATCCGCAAACTCCTGTACGCATTTGAGAAGAGCGGGTACGTCGGATATACCGCGACTCCGTTCGCAAACATTTTCATTCACCCCCAAGCTCCGACTAAGGACGAAGGTGAGGATCTCTTCCCTCGGAGTTTCATCGTAAACCTGCCGGCTCCTTCGAACTACTTTGGGCCGACGAAGTTGTTCGGGAAGCATGAGCTGGATGCGATCGCCGATATCCCAGGAGAGCCGCCTAGTCTGATACGTTTCGTCGAAGACTACCAGGACGCCAGAGGCACCGGCTGGATGCCAGACAGACACAAGTCAGACCATGAGCCCATGTTCGAGGGACGCTCTGAGCTGCCTTCCAGCTTGCGGATTGCCATCAAGGCCTTTGTGCTCGCTTGTGCGGCTCGCTTTGCTCGCGGCCAGGAACTCCAGCACAAGACAATGCTCGTACACGTTACTCGGTTCACGGCCGTGCAGTCGCGAGTATTCGAGCAGGTGCGATCTGAGCTTGAGAGCTTGCGGCGTCGGTGGACCTTGGCCTCCGCCCAGACTGAAAGTGAGATGCGTGCCGTGTGGGAGGCCGAGTTTGTTCCGACCTCCCTGACTCAACAGGCAATCGGTCCGACTCAGTCGCAATGGGAAGACGTTCGCTCACGGATCGGTGAGGTCCTCTCGCTGATCGAGATCCGGATGATCAACAACACGTCGAGGGATGTGTTGTCTTATCTCGAGCATCGAAATACGGGCTTCCATGTCATTGCAGTCGGGGGAAACAAGCTCTCCCGCGGGCTTACGTTGGAAGGATTGACTGTCAGCTATTTCCTTCGCGCATCACGAATGTATGACACACTGATGCAGATGGGGCGATGGTTTGGGTACCGCCCAGGATACGAAGACCTTTGTCGTCTGTACATGACGAAGGAACTGAATGAGTGGTTCGAGCATATCACCGATGCGTCGGAGGAACTCAGGGAGGAGTTCGACAGGATGGTCGCCGTTGGCCAGACACCGGTTGACTATGGCCTGCGGGTCAGGGCTCATCCGGCGCTGATGGTCACGTCCGCCCTAAAGATGCGCACCGGCGAGGAATTGGAACTCTCTTTTGCCGGCGATATCCTTGAGACGGTGGCCTACCACAAGGATCGTCCTGCACTCATCGATAATGAGCGGGCTCTTGCCGGGCTCGTGTCGTCTCTCGGAAACCCGCTCCTGAACCCGAGGCGCTCCAGGCCGGAGGGAGGAGCTCAGTGGGACGGCACGCGGCTTTGGGAAGGAGTTGGGCCGACGGCAGTTCTCGCCTTCTTGAAGCAGTACCGCAGCCATGAGGCGAACCGGAAGGTGCGTACTGAGCTTATCGGATCCTACATCCAGAAGCAGGTGGCGCGGGGTGAGCTCACGGAATGGAGCGTTGCCCTGATATCGAAGGCTGGTAGTCCGGAGCCATATGCTGGCCTGAGCCTTGTCCCGATCGAACGAGGGCTCCGTGTAGGTCGCTTGGATGACATGAGTGACCGTTATCAGATTCGCAGGCTCGTAAGCCCCAGAGACGAGGCGATCGATACCGAGGTGATGGAATGGGCGGCAGCTCTGAGGTTTACCAGAGACGAATGGCAGGCAGACCCTGGTCGAGGGCAGGGCGAGGAACCACCGGACGAGCCAAGTGGCAAGCATATCCGGGCGATGCGTCCGCTGAAGCGCGGCCTCATGATACTTTACCCCCTCAGGCTTCATGATGCCTCCACTGCACTATCATCGATCGTGCTGGGACTGGCAGTGTCATTCCCGGAGAGCCCAAACGCACCGCGCGTGAGGTATCAGGTGAATGGCATCTACTACGAACAAGAGTTCGGGCCTGACGAATGA
- a CDS encoding ATP-binding protein — MEPVAGEHAVPHAAPFLESMRGVGYSLESSIADLIDNSISAGSRNVWLDFRWAGSTSIAIIADDGCGMSEAGLVEAMRPGTEGPLAIRGARDLGRFGLGLKTASLSQCRQFTVATKRQGEDAVSVRSWDLDFVATVKDWILRRDVSPASEESVKLLAPMASGTVITWERMDRVVGYEQDNNRQAEEHYLRRVESVRNHLAMVFHRYLEDTSEGVRVYLNGHEERHRIRPWNPFLVSKSESTPVERIPCHGTHVYLQGHVLPHRDRLSDKEYDLGGGPAGWNAQQGFYVYRNRRMLVSGGWLGLGESRPWTQEEYYKLARISVDFTNDLDSQWHIDIKKSVAFPPRAIRDRMIQLAREVRETSRRIYAHRGAGPDHQGGAEDIRIWAVRETGAGPRYRVNRNHPLLVELFGSQEARSLSEQVLKLIEMSVPIQRIWLDAAESGDKPVSEQDLLPVSEVLPIALKLVAALTDSAGMSQDAARRTVLATEPFASYPALTELLRT, encoded by the coding sequence ATGGAACCCGTAGCCGGTGAACATGCGGTCCCCCATGCGGCGCCTTTCCTCGAGTCGATGCGAGGGGTTGGGTACTCATTGGAGAGTTCGATCGCAGATCTGATTGATAACAGTATTTCAGCGGGCTCACGAAATGTCTGGCTGGACTTTCGCTGGGCGGGGTCCACCTCCATTGCAATCATTGCCGATGATGGTTGTGGCATGTCAGAGGCTGGCTTGGTCGAAGCCATGCGGCCGGGAACCGAAGGGCCCCTTGCTATTCGCGGAGCGCGCGACCTCGGCCGGTTTGGCTTGGGCTTGAAGACGGCTTCCTTGTCTCAGTGCCGCCAGTTCACAGTAGCAACAAAGCGGCAAGGCGAGGATGCAGTGTCGGTGCGCTCATGGGATCTGGATTTCGTGGCGACCGTGAAAGACTGGATTCTCAGGCGTGATGTTTCGCCGGCATCGGAGGAATCCGTCAAACTGCTCGCGCCTATGGCTAGTGGCACCGTGATTACTTGGGAGCGCATGGACCGAGTGGTCGGATACGAGCAAGACAACAACCGGCAAGCGGAGGAGCACTACCTGCGACGTGTTGAATCCGTTCGCAACCACCTGGCCATGGTCTTCCACCGCTACTTGGAGGACACATCAGAAGGGGTGAGAGTCTACCTGAATGGCCATGAGGAGCGACACCGGATCCGGCCTTGGAATCCCTTCCTGGTCAGCAAGTCTGAGTCTACACCCGTGGAGAGGATACCCTGCCACGGCACCCACGTGTATCTGCAGGGGCACGTATTGCCACACAGGGATAGACTGTCTGACAAGGAGTACGATCTTGGCGGTGGACCAGCCGGCTGGAATGCACAACAAGGCTTCTATGTCTACCGCAACAGGCGAATGCTGGTGTCTGGGGGCTGGTTGGGTCTCGGCGAATCCCGTCCGTGGACACAAGAGGAGTACTACAAGCTTGCACGAATCTCGGTCGACTTTACCAACGACCTAGACTCGCAATGGCATATCGACATCAAGAAGTCGGTGGCGTTTCCTCCGCGGGCTATTCGGGACCGCATGATCCAACTTGCCAGAGAGGTGCGCGAAACGTCTCGACGAATCTACGCTCATCGAGGGGCGGGCCCAGACCATCAGGGAGGGGCCGAAGACATTCGCATCTGGGCGGTCCGCGAGACCGGGGCCGGCCCTAGATACAGGGTCAACAGGAATCATCCACTCCTCGTTGAGCTATTTGGTTCTCAGGAGGCTCGGTCGCTGTCCGAACAGGTTCTGAAACTGATTGAGATGAGCGTACCCATCCAGCGGATCTGGCTGGACGCCGCTGAGTCGGGTGACAAGCCCGTTTCGGAGCAGGATCTCCTTCCGGTCTCAGAGGTTCTACCGATCGCCCTCAAACTGGTTGCGGCGTTAACGGATTCCGCAGGGATGAGCCAGGACGCCGCCAGGCGGACTGTCTTGGCAACAGAGCCCTTCGCTTCATACCCGGCACTCACTGAACTTCTGAGGACGTAA
- a CDS encoding site-specific integrase, with the protein MRKTWVIPIPKKAWKELQRFRLSQRAIGASLLFPHPRQDRHPGKPVTRHLAAYWLKRAYQLAMIGRSDGSLWHVFRRVWATERKHLPPKDVAAAGGWRDIQTLMTCYQQPDEETMREVVDFEKPAKATLRSAPALMS; encoded by the coding sequence ATGCGGAAGACCTGGGTGATCCCCATCCCGAAGAAGGCGTGGAAGGAGTTGCAGCGGTTCAGGCTCAGTCAGCGCGCGATCGGCGCGAGCCTGCTCTTTCCGCACCCAAGGCAGGATCGTCATCCGGGCAAGCCGGTGACCCGGCATCTCGCGGCCTACTGGCTCAAGCGGGCCTACCAGCTCGCAATGATCGGACGCTCAGACGGCAGTCTCTGGCATGTGTTCCGCCGGGTCTGGGCGACCGAACGGAAACACCTTCCGCCGAAGGATGTGGCAGCTGCCGGTGGATGGCGGGACATCCAGACCTTGATGACCTGCTACCAGCAGCCGGACGAAGAGACGATGCGGGAGGTGGTGGACTTCGAGAAGCCCGCGAAGGCCACGCTGCGTTCGGCGCCCGCGCTGATGTCATGA
- a CDS encoding HD domain-containing protein, with the protein MLIGLTEKGSGREMTETRCERGADIAGLLGLTPATQDAIRALDEHWDGAGLPYSRSGDAIPLLGRIAGLAQTVEVFASGFGVEAAFEVARARRGGWFDPALVDALCALESDHAFWSTLLATDQLEHVSDLEPRDRVLLADESRLDQVAEAFARVIDAKSPYTARHSAGVAAIAVAIGRGMGCGPADLVTLRRAGLLHDIGKLGISNLILDKPGRLTDPEMAEMRKHPRYSLEILVRVRRFAEFAELAAAHHERLDGQGYHLGLGGAQLGPLARVLAVADVCEALSAERPYRKALPQDEVLAIMRKMVGTGLCLVAFETLTGLETWPGGVRWGRGKREEGKRETLG; encoded by the coding sequence GTGCTGATCGGGCTCACCGAGAAGGGCAGCGGGCGGGAGATGACCGAGACCCGCTGCGAGCGGGGCGCCGACATCGCCGGGCTGCTGGGCCTCACCCCCGCCACCCAGGATGCCATCCGCGCCCTCGACGAGCACTGGGATGGCGCCGGGCTCCCCTACAGCCGGAGCGGCGACGCCATCCCCCTGCTGGGCCGCATCGCCGGCCTGGCGCAGACGGTGGAGGTCTTCGCCAGCGGCTTCGGGGTGGAGGCGGCCTTCGAGGTGGCGCGGGCCCGGCGGGGCGGGTGGTTCGACCCGGCGCTGGTCGACGCGCTCTGCGCGCTCGAGTCCGACCACGCCTTCTGGAGCACGCTGCTCGCCACCGACCAGCTGGAGCACGTCTCCGACCTCGAGCCGCGCGACCGGGTGCTCCTGGCCGACGAGTCGCGGCTCGACCAGGTGGCCGAGGCCTTTGCGCGGGTGATCGACGCCAAGAGTCCCTACACCGCGCGCCACTCGGCGGGCGTGGCCGCCATCGCCGTCGCCATCGGCCGCGGGATGGGGTGCGGGCCGGCCGACCTGGTCACCCTGCGCCGCGCCGGCCTGCTGCACGACATCGGCAAGCTCGGCATCAGCAACCTCATCCTCGACAAGCCGGGCCGGCTCACCGACCCGGAGATGGCGGAGATGCGGAAGCACCCCCGCTATTCGCTCGAGATCCTGGTGCGGGTGCGGCGCTTCGCCGAGTTCGCCGAGCTGGCGGCGGCACACCACGAGCGGCTCGACGGGCAGGGCTATCACCTGGGACTCGGCGGCGCGCAGCTGGGCCCCCTGGCCCGGGTGCTGGCGGTGGCGGATGTCTGCGAGGCCCTGAGCGCCGAGCGGCCCTACCGGAAGGCGCTGCCGCAGGACGAGGTCCTGGCCATCATGCGGAAGATGGTGGGGACGGGGCTGTGCCTGGTGGCGTTCGAGACCCTGACGGGCCTGGAGACGTGGCCTGGTGGGGTGAGGTGGGGAAGGGGGAAACGGGAAGAGGGGAAACGGGAAACACTAGGGTAA
- a CDS encoding MerR family transcriptional regulator, whose translation MSERTGLTPHVLRVWERRYGVVEPARSAGGQRLYSDADIERLRLLNLATQAGRNIGQIASLPNDQLQDLIRADQQAPRHSAPTAAPEAEQLLTDALELVERLDGPGVEATLRRAITSLGVHRGLDLIVSPMLAEIGERWHAADLTPPTSTWPPPRCTACSPGCSPTSAPAPPSAPTCWWPRRAASLTNSAP comes from the coding sequence GTGAGTGAGCGGACCGGGCTGACGCCGCACGTGCTGCGGGTGTGGGAGCGGCGGTACGGCGTGGTGGAGCCGGCGCGGTCGGCCGGCGGGCAGCGGCTGTACTCCGACGCCGACATCGAGCGGCTGCGGCTGCTCAACCTCGCCACCCAGGCGGGGCGGAACATCGGCCAGATCGCGAGCCTCCCCAACGACCAGCTGCAGGACCTGATCCGCGCCGACCAGCAGGCGCCGCGCCACTCCGCGCCCACCGCGGCGCCGGAGGCGGAGCAGCTGCTCACCGACGCGCTGGAGCTGGTGGAACGGCTGGACGGTCCCGGCGTCGAGGCCACGCTGCGCCGGGCGATCACCAGCCTCGGCGTGCACCGCGGGCTCGACCTGATCGTCAGCCCGATGCTGGCCGAGATCGGCGAGCGGTGGCACGCCGCCGACCTGACCCCGCCCACGAGCACCTGGCCTCCGCCGCGGTGCACCGCGTGCTCGCCGGGCTGCTCACCGACTTCAGCGCCGGCCCCGCCGAGCGCCCCCACCTGCTGGTGGCCACGCCGAGCCGCCAGCCTCACGAACTCGGCGCCCTGA
- a CDS encoding cobalamin B12-binding domain-containing protein encodes MLAGLLTDFSAGPAERPHLLVATPSRQPHELGALMVAVTAAVLGWRLTYLGADLPVDDIVHAARATGAQAVGRSLVHPADDMVLARELVDLERALPPTCHLFLGGAAAAGYVSVLNPRRVEALPDLASLRLRLQELKARGRISGRSRGKREAGSGKREEARGKRDVEPAGIQPGRHVTAAPDDDLRLHAPAAARPRAGGEFVLYWMQTTMRAHDNFALNYAIARADELGLPVLVYHGLRHDYPGPATASTPGSSSWWPASTPTSRRRGSSTRSGWTGRGGSTRSGRRGAEPREAGSGKREAELPAPPPVPDSRVPIPRRLWWPWRVAPPWWLPTTSPPSSCRGSSGGSGRRWRRR; translated from the coding sequence GTGCTCGCCGGGCTGCTCACCGACTTCAGCGCCGGCCCCGCCGAGCGCCCCCACCTGCTGGTGGCCACGCCGAGCCGCCAGCCTCACGAACTCGGCGCCCTGATGGTGGCGGTGACCGCCGCGGTGCTGGGCTGGCGGCTCACCTACCTGGGCGCCGACCTGCCGGTGGACGACATCGTCCACGCCGCCCGCGCCACCGGCGCCCAGGCAGTGGGGCGCTCGCTGGTGCATCCCGCCGACGACATGGTGCTGGCGCGCGAGCTGGTGGACCTGGAGCGCGCCCTGCCCCCCACCTGCCACCTCTTCCTGGGCGGCGCCGCCGCGGCGGGATATGTGTCGGTGCTCAATCCGCGCCGGGTGGAGGCGCTGCCCGACCTCGCGAGCCTGCGGCTCCGGCTGCAGGAGCTCAAGGCGCGGGGACGCATCTCAGGCCGATCTAGAGGGAAGCGGGAAGCGGGAAGCGGGAAGAGGGAAGAGGCAAGAGGGAAGAGGGATGTTGAGCCGGCGGGAATTCAACCTGGCAGGCACGTGACCGCAGCACCCGACGACGATCTCCGGCTCCACGCCCCCGCCGCTGCGCGCCCGCGCGCCGGCGGGGAATTCGTGTTGTACTGGATGCAGACGACCATGCGGGCGCACGACAACTTCGCCCTCAACTACGCCATCGCGCGCGCCGACGAGCTGGGACTGCCGGTGCTGGTGTACCACGGCCTCCGGCACGACTACCCTGGGCCAGCGACCGCCTCCACACCTGGATCCTCGAGTTGGTGGCCGGCCTCTACGCCGACTTCGAGGCGAAGGGGATCCAGTACGCGTTCTGGCTGGACCGGGCGCGGGGGGAGTACACGGAGTGGCCGGCGGGGCGCAGAACCACGGGAAGCGGGAAGCGGGAAGCGGGAAGCGGAACTGCCCGCTCCACCTCCGGTTCCCGATTCCCGCGTCCCGATTCCCCGACGCCTTTGGTGGCCCTGGCGCGTCGCGCCGCCCTGGTGGTTACCGACTACTTCCCCACCTTCATCGTGCCGCGGCAGCTCCGGGGGCTCCGGGAGAAGGTGGAGACGCCGGTGA
- a CDS encoding deoxyribodipyrimidine photolyase, with product MALARRAALVVTDYFPTFIVPRQLRGLREKVETPVIAVDSCTVVPLRYHQKEHSTARGIRPVLMEALPHYLWPVANPEPRVRTRVSLEFEPTVIRDTGSGQREAGTGRSIAEVVAGCDVDHGVPPSTTFRGGTRAGRARLADFLKTGLPRYTEDRNDPNQPDAVSRLSPWLHFGNLSIHEILLAVQRTGPGDQVAKFLDEALVWRELAHNFCHWNPKHRTVEAIPGWARQQLSDHEADPRPHLYGMEEMEQARTAEPLWNAAQRSYLTEGFMHNYMRMLWGKTVLQWTANAAECLRVLEHLNNKYALDGRDPNSYGGILWIFGKFDRPFYPRPIYGLVRYQSLKAAKDKFDVGRYVGRYS from the coding sequence GTGGCCCTGGCGCGTCGCGCCGCCCTGGTGGTTACCGACTACTTCCCCACCTTCATCGTGCCGCGGCAGCTCCGGGGGCTCCGGGAGAAGGTGGAGACGCCGGTGATCGCGGTGGATTCGTGCACGGTGGTGCCGCTGCGCTATCACCAGAAGGAGCACTCCACCGCGCGCGGGATCCGGCCGGTGCTGATGGAGGCGCTGCCGCACTACCTGTGGCCGGTGGCGAATCCGGAGCCGCGGGTGCGTACACGGGTGTCGCTCGAGTTCGAGCCGACGGTGATCCGGGACACGGGAAGCGGGCAGCGGGAAGCGGGGACCGGCCGGAGCATCGCCGAGGTGGTGGCGGGGTGCGACGTGGACCACGGGGTGCCACCGTCGACCACCTTCCGGGGGGGGACGCGGGCGGGGCGGGCGCGGCTGGCGGACTTCCTCAAGACCGGCCTGCCCCGCTACACCGAGGACCGCAACGACCCCAACCAGCCCGACGCGGTGAGCCGGCTCTCGCCGTGGCTGCACTTCGGCAACCTCTCCATCCATGAGATCCTGCTGGCGGTGCAGCGCACCGGCCCGGGCGACCAGGTGGCCAAGTTCCTCGACGAGGCGCTGGTGTGGCGGGAGCTGGCGCACAACTTCTGCCACTGGAACCCGAAGCACCGCACCGTCGAGGCGATCCCCGGCTGGGCCCGGCAGCAGCTCTCCGACCACGAGGCCGACCCGCGACCGCACCTCTACGGCATGGAGGAGATGGAACAGGCGCGCACCGCCGAGCCGCTGTGGAACGCGGCGCAGCGCTCGTACCTGACCGAGGGGTTCATGCACAACTACATGCGGATGCTGTGGGGCAAGACGGTGCTGCAGTGGACGGCCAACGCGGCGGAGTGCCTGCGGGTGCTGGAGCACCTCAACAACAAGTACGCCCTCGACGGCCGCGACCCGAACTCCTACGGCGGGATCCTGTGGATCTTCGGGAAGTTCGACCGGCCCTTCTACCCCCGCCCCATCTACGGGCTGGTGCGCTACCAGAGCCTCAAGGCGGCGAAGGACAAGTTCGATGTGGGGAGGTACGTCGGGCGGTATTCGTGA
- a CDS encoding autotransporter domain-containing protein — protein MSDGVLLGLESFSFSDESFGFRSDPDRRVTAETTSLGVIGLWYPWRAGFFLKGGVGIAGGDFTVKPDSGQRRTVKGTGVGMTFGVGYDLNLSRRFAITTTGAAYVAAIGDLVLPTVTVDDAIASMYHLTIGLTIR, from the coding sequence GTGTCGGATGGGGTGCTGCTCGGGCTCGAGAGCTTCAGCTTCTCCGACGAGAGCTTCGGCTTCCGCAGCGATCCCGACCGGCGGGTCACGGCCGAAACCACCAGCCTCGGCGTCATCGGCCTCTGGTACCCGTGGCGGGCGGGCTTCTTCCTGAAGGGCGGGGTGGGGATCGCGGGCGGGGACTTCACCGTGAAGCCCGACAGCGGCCAGCGGCGCACGGTGAAGGGCACCGGGGTGGGGATGACCTTCGGGGTGGGCTACGACCTCAATCTCTCACGCCGCTTTGCGATCACTACCACCGGCGCCGCCTACGTCGCCGCCATCGGCGACCTGGTGCTGCCCACCGTGACCGTCGACGACGCCATCGCCTCCATGTACCACCTGACCATCGGCCTCACGATCCGGTAA
- a CDS encoding DUF3943 domain-containing protein → MGATRPWASPCWRRPWPPRRTPSRRPRRPAAAWLAVAEAIGVNVFVNRFDAWATDQAWARVSPSSWRRNLRLGWEWDENEFGTNLFAHPYHGGLYFNAGRANGLDFWESAPLAFLGSWSWEYLGERFRPSLNDFFMTSLGGIALGESFHRVGASIRDNQARGGGRILREIAALPLDPMGGLNRLVRGGVDGHRPQPARARPLRLRPPAGGRGAGHPGHLQHRPRHRVGHPGGRPPLPRPDHPALPGPLRRLRGPGPGERPRRPAPAARLRPPLRRQPQRHHPPPPPPLRGEPALRLRPEPRPGVRRAERRGGDLLPLAPLGALRPPHPALRRCHRPRRHGRHRGRHGAPGLRLRPRAGVRTEVAFERKGVTWLRSWARSEVIHSVSGAPADHEASFGGFEAVVPLPYRFGVGLHTGYFRRVSRYPGKVREKRDFTEARLFISWAAVGSNALVGAP, encoded by the coding sequence CTGGGCGCCACTCGCCCCTGGGCCTCACCCTGCTGGCGCCGTCCGTGGCCGCCGCGCAGGACTCCGTCCCGCCGCCCTCGCCGCCCGGCAGCGGCCTGGCTCGCCGTCGCCGAGGCCATCGGCGTCAACGTCTTCGTCAACCGGTTCGACGCCTGGGCCACCGACCAGGCCTGGGCCCGCGTCTCGCCCTCCAGCTGGCGCCGCAACCTCCGCCTCGGCTGGGAGTGGGACGAGAACGAGTTCGGCACCAACCTCTTTGCCCATCCCTACCACGGCGGCCTCTACTTCAATGCGGGGCGCGCGAACGGGCTCGACTTCTGGGAGTCCGCCCCGCTCGCCTTCCTGGGGTCGTGGAGCTGGGAGTACCTCGGCGAGCGGTTCCGCCCCTCGCTCAACGACTTCTTCATGACGAGCCTCGGCGGCATCGCCCTCGGCGAGAGCTTCCACCGGGTGGGCGCGAGCATCCGCGACAACCAGGCCCGGGGCGGCGGCCGGATCCTCCGCGAGATCGCCGCGCTGCCGCTCGACCCGATGGGCGGCCTCAACCGGCTGGTCCGCGGGGGAGTGGACGGCCATCGGCCCCAACCCGCCCGAGCACGACCCCTCCGGCTTCGCCCTCCGGCTGGCGGGCGGGGTGCAGGTCACCCAGGACACCTTCAGCACCGACCGCGACATCGAGTCGGCCACCCTGGTGGCCGACCTCCTCTACCGCGACCCGATCACCCAGCCCTACCAGGCCCCCTTCGACGTCTTCGGGGTCCGGGCCCAGGTGAGCGCCCACGGCGCCCTGCACCTGCTGCGCGCCTCCGGCCGCCTCTACGGCGCCAACCTCAACGGCACCACCCGCCGCCACCGCCACCTCTTCGCGGTGAACCAGCGCTTCGACTACGCCCGGAACCCCGCCCAGGAGTTCGGCGGGCAGAGCGTCGAGGCGGGGATCTACTCCCGCTGGCGCCTCTCGGAGCACTCCGGCCTCCGCACCCAGCTCTTCGTCGATGCCATCGTCCTCGGCGCCATGGACGCCACCGTGGCCGGCACGGGGCTCCGGGGCTACGACTTCGGCCCCGGGCTGGGGTGCGCACCGAAGTGGCGTTCGAGCGGAAGGGCGTCACCTGGCTCCGGTCGTGGGCCCGCTCCGAGGTCATCCACTCGGTGAGCGGCGCCCCGGCCGACCACGAGGCGAGCTTCGGCGGCTTCGAGGCGGTGGTGCCGCTCCCCTATCGCTTCGGCGTGGGGCTCCACACCGGCTACTTCCGCCGGGTGAGCCGCTACCCCGGCAAGGTCAGGGAGAAGCGCGACTTCACCGAGGCACGCCTGTTCATCAGCTGGGCCGCGGTGGGCAGCAACGCCCTGGTGGGCGCGCCATGA
- a CDS encoding DUF2238 domain-containing protein, whose amino-acid sequence MGLPLVLLTARRFPLTPLAYTLLALHACILMVGGKYTYAEVPLGFWVRDALGWTRNHYDRLGHLAQGFIPALVAREVMLRTSPLRPGKWLFFLVLCVALALSATYELIEWWTAAGTGEAADAFLGTQGDVWDTQWDMMLAGIGAILSQLLLSRWHDRQLRALP is encoded by the coding sequence ATGGGGCTCCCCCTGGTGCTCCTTACTGCGCGCCGCTTCCCGCTCACCCCGCTGGCGTACACGCTGCTGGCGCTGCACGCCTGCATCCTGATGGTGGGCGGGAAGTACACCTACGCCGAGGTGCCGCTGGGATTCTGGGTGCGCGATGCGCTGGGCTGGACCCGCAACCACTACGACCGGCTGGGCCACCTGGCGCAGGGCTTCATCCCGGCCCTCGTGGCGCGCGAAGTCATGCTCCGCACCTCCCCCCTCCGGCCGGGGAAGTGGCTCTTCTTCCTGGTGCTCTGCGTCGCGCTCGCGCTCTCCGCCACCTACGAGCTGATCGAGTGGTGGACCGCCGCCGGCACCGGCGAGGCCGCCGACGCCTTCCTCGGCACCCAGGGCGACGTCTGGGACACCCAGTGGGACATGATGCTCGCCGGCATCGGCGCCATCCTCTCCCAGCTGCTGCTCAGCCGCTGGCACGACCGCCAGCTCCGCGCCCTCCCCTGA